Proteins found in one Syngnathus acus chromosome 9, fSynAcu1.2, whole genome shotgun sequence genomic segment:
- the LOC119126984 gene encoding AP2-associated protein kinase 1-like isoform X11, which produces MKKFFDSRRELVSSGPGPGAGGGGAGSSGGGSFIGRVFTLGRHQVTIEEIVAEGGFAIVFLVRTNQGQRCALKRMYVNNEHDLQICKLEIQIMRDLVGQKNIVGYLDSSIAAVGAGDVWEVLILMDFCRGGQVVNLMNQRLQTGFTEAEVLQIFCDTCEAVARLHQCKTPIIHRDLKVENILLHDQGHYVLCDFGSATNHFQDPQTEGVPVVEEEIKKYTTLSYRAPEMVNLYGGKVITTKADIWAMGCLLYKLCYFTLPFGESQVAICDGSFTIPDNSRYSQDMHCLIRYILEPDPDMRPDIYQVSYFAFKMNRRECPVPNVHNSPIPAKLPEPIKASEAVVKKSQTKARITDPIPTTETSIAPRQRPKAGQTQPQPISGILPIQAGVTPRKRPNVAAAAPQAIGVGISVPPSAAGALQTSQQVPAPTQGSLQPLQTTNIQPQVTPQPQQLLMKQQQPSALLQLQNTQQQQQHEVQESPALHLTPIPECSVIGPAADPDVTTGRGNKVGSLTPPSSPKLTAKSGHRRILSDVTHSAIFGVPISKSTQLLQAAAAEASLNKSKSASTTPSGSPCSSQQTVYHPSDADTQSAHITINTQPSWNPFGDDNFSKLTAEELLNKDFAKLAETAPEKSRGDCIIHGLNSFADVQLDRNGYSVLGQEGRDSETVGDCAPSDGCDHSSDEDQEKVTCEEEQKNFGGATEGHTSAHDLSGSRPLLLDSEEDEEHESQPTPASCVVSSAVTFHPPAPAAVAQNHSLLDPEPASIFSKAPFRLTQQEQGDVFANAPFPSGPLAAQQRLDVFSQAPFAKRKEAAPPPYPHGAAVIPEQGALGQTAPHPFRPQALAKYSRHFEGTVTQQHEDPFKVSNETGVHAADPFVCAPFHLKAPQEKP; this is translated from the exons ATGAAGAAATTTTTTGACTCGCGCCGGGAGCTGGTGAGCTCGGGGCCTGGTCCGGGAGCCGGCGGAGGAGGCGCCGGTTCCAGCGGCGGAGGCAGCTTCATCGGCAGGGTTTTTACCCTTGGACGACATCAAGTGACCATCGAAGAGATCGTGGCTGAAG GAGGTtttgccattgtttttttggtgcGAACAAATCAGGGTCAGCGGTGTGCTCTAAAGCGGATGTACGTTAACAATGAACATGATCTACAAATCTGCAAACTGGAAATACAGATTATG CGTGACCTTGTGGGTCAGAAAAACATAGTTGGGTATCTGGATTCCAGCATAGCTGCAGTTGGAGCTGGTGACGTGTGGGAGGTCCTAATCTTAATGGACTTCTGTCGAG GTGGACAGGTGGTCAACCTGATGAACCAACGCTTACAGACCGGCTTCACGGAGGCAGAGGTGTTGCAGATCTTTTGCGATACGTGTGAGGCTGTTGCTCGTCTGCACCAGTGCAAGACTCCAATCATTCATCGAGACCTCAAG GTGGAAAATATTCTTCTGCATGACCAGGGGCATTATGTACTGTGTGACTTTGGAAGTGCTACAAACCATTTCCAAGACCCACAGACAGAGGGGGTACCTGTCGTTGAGGAGGAAATCAAAAA GTATACTACTTTATCATACCGTGCTCCAGAGATGGTCAACCTCTATGGTGGTAAAGTCATCACAACAAAGGCGGATATATGG GCTATGGGATGCCTCCTCTATAAACTATGCTACTTCACGCTTCCTTTCGGGGAGAGCCAAGTTGCTATCTGTGATGGCAGTTTCACTATTCCAGACAATTCACGTTACTCCCAAGATATGCACTGTCTCATCA GATATATACTGGAACCCGACCCCGACATGAGGCCAGACATCTATCAAGTATCATACTTTGCCTTTAAAATGAATCGGCGAGAGTGTCCTGTTCCAAATGTACAT AATTCACCTATTCCTGCAAAACTTCCCGAGCCTATCAAAGCCAGTGAAGCAGTGGTCAAGAAAAGTCAAACCAAAGCCAG GATCACAGACCCCATTCCTACCACTGAAACCTCAATAGCACCTCGACAAAGACCTAAGGCTGGCCAGACCCAACCGCAGCCTATATCAGGCATTCTTCCCATACAAGCAGGTGTGACCCCACGCAAGAGGCCCAATGTAGCAGCTGCAGCGCCCCAGGCCATAG GTGTTGGTATCAGTGTCCCACCTTCAGCTGCGGGTGCCCTCCAGACTTCTCAACAGGTTCCTGCTCCCACGCAGGGTTCACTGCAGCCATTGCAGACCACCAACATTCAGCCTCAAGTCACGCCGCAACCTCAGCAGCTCCTCATGAAACAGCAACAACCTTCCGCTTTGTTACAGCTTCAGAATACCCAGCAG caacagcagcatgaGGTCCAAGAAAGTCCAGCTCTCCATCTCACCCCCATACCCGAGTGTTCCGTCATTGGGCCAGCTGCTGACCCAGATGTG ACAACTGGAAGGGGGAACAAAGTCGGCTCCCTGACACCCCCATCGTCACCCAAGCTGACGGCCAAGAGTGGTCATCGCCGCATCCTGAGCGACGTCACTCACAGTGCCATCTTCGGGGTCCCCATCAGCAAGTCCACCCAGCTCCTGCAGGCAGCCGCAGCTGAGGCCAGCCTCAACAAATCCAA ATCGGCCAGCACGACTCCTTCTGGCTCCCCATGCTCGTCCCAGCAGACTGTATATCACCCATCTGATGCTGACACCCAATCTGCCCATATTACAATCAACACTCAGCCCAGTTGGAACCCTTTTGGTGACGATAATTTCTCGAAGCTGACTGCTGAGGAGCTGCTTAACAAAGACTTTGCAAAGCTTGCTGAAA CTGCTCCAGAGAAGTCCAGGGGTGACTGTATCATTCATGGGCTCAATTCATTTGCTG ATGTGCAGCTGGACAGGAACGGCTACTCCGTGCTCGGCCAAGAAGGGCGCGACAGCGAAACTGTGGGCGATTGTGCACCAAGCGACGGATGTGATCACTCCAGTGATGAAGACCAGGAGAAAGTAACCTGTGAAGAAGAGCAGAAGAACTTCGGGGGTGCCACCGAGGGTCATACTTCAGCCCACGACCTAAGCGGCTCCAGACCGCTGCTACTTGACTCCGAGGAGGACGAAGAGCACGAAAGCCAACCGACGCCAGCTTCCTGTGTGGTATCATCTGCTGTGACCTTCCATCCACCTGCGCCCGCCGCCGTTGCCCAGAATCATTCCCTGCTTGATCCCGAGCCAGCCAGCATCTTCTCAAAAGCTCCTTTTCGCCTCACGCAGCAAGAACAGGGCGACGTGTTTGCCAACGCGCCATTTCCCAGCGGCCCGTTGGCAGCCCAACAGCGGCTGGATGTGTTCTCCCAGGCTCCATTTGCGAAAAGAAAGGAGGCCGCACCACCTCCGTAccctcacggggcagctgtgaTACCTGAACAAGGTGCGTTGGGACAGACTGCACCACATCCGTTCCGTCCGCAAGCGCTAGCCAAATATTCCCGCCACTTTGAGGGTACGGTGACCCAGCAGCATGAGGACCCTTTTAAAGTGAGCAATGAAACTGGTGTACACGCTGCTGACCCCTTTGTCTGTGCGCCATTTCACCTCAAAGCCCCCCAGGAAAAGCCCTGA
- the LOC119126984 gene encoding AP2-associated protein kinase 1-like isoform X10: MKKFFDSRRELVSSGPGPGAGGGGAGSSGGGSFIGRVFTLGRHQVTIEEIVAEGGFAIVFLVRTNQGQRCALKRMYVNNEHDLQICKLEIQIMRDLVGQKNIVGYLDSSIAAVGAGDVWEVLILMDFCRGGQVVNLMNQRLQTGFTEAEVLQIFCDTCEAVARLHQCKTPIIHRDLKVENILLHDQGHYVLCDFGSATNHFQDPQTEGVPVVEEEIKKYTTLSYRAPEMVNLYGGKVITTKADIWAMGCLLYKLCYFTLPFGESQVAICDGSFTIPDNSRYSQDMHCLIRYILEPDPDMRPDIYQVSYFAFKMNRRECPVPNVHNSPIPAKLPEPIKASEAVVKKSQTKARITDPIPTTETSIAPRQRPKAGQTQPQPISGILPIQAGVTPRKRPNVAAAAPQAIGVGISVPPSAAGALQTSQQVPAPTQGSLQPLQTTNIQPQVTPQPQQLLMKQQQPSALLQLQNTQQQQQHEVQESPALHLTPIPECSVIGPAADPDVTTGRGNKVGSLTPPSSPKLTAKSGHRRILSDVTHSAIFGVPISKSTQLLQAAAAEASLNKSKSASTTPSGSPCSSQQTVYHPSDADTQSAHITINTQPSWNPFGDDNFSKLTAEELLNKDFAKLAETAPEKSRGDCIIHGLNSFADSSSFLMSQGEKGNNDEFDPIPVLISRTSSQDVQLDRNGYSVLGQEGRDSETVGDCAPSDGCDHSSDEDQEKVTCEEEQKNFGGATEGHTSAHDLSGSRPLLLDSEEDEEHESQPTPASCVVSSAVTFHPPAPAAVAQNHSLLDPEPASIFSKAPFRLTQQEQGDVFANAPFPSGPLAAQQRLDVFSQAPFAKRKEAAPPPYPHGAAVIPEQGALGQTAPHPFRPQALAKYSRHFEGTVTQQHEDPFKVSNETGVHAADPFVCAPFHLKAPQEKP, from the exons ATGAAGAAATTTTTTGACTCGCGCCGGGAGCTGGTGAGCTCGGGGCCTGGTCCGGGAGCCGGCGGAGGAGGCGCCGGTTCCAGCGGCGGAGGCAGCTTCATCGGCAGGGTTTTTACCCTTGGACGACATCAAGTGACCATCGAAGAGATCGTGGCTGAAG GAGGTtttgccattgtttttttggtgcGAACAAATCAGGGTCAGCGGTGTGCTCTAAAGCGGATGTACGTTAACAATGAACATGATCTACAAATCTGCAAACTGGAAATACAGATTATG CGTGACCTTGTGGGTCAGAAAAACATAGTTGGGTATCTGGATTCCAGCATAGCTGCAGTTGGAGCTGGTGACGTGTGGGAGGTCCTAATCTTAATGGACTTCTGTCGAG GTGGACAGGTGGTCAACCTGATGAACCAACGCTTACAGACCGGCTTCACGGAGGCAGAGGTGTTGCAGATCTTTTGCGATACGTGTGAGGCTGTTGCTCGTCTGCACCAGTGCAAGACTCCAATCATTCATCGAGACCTCAAG GTGGAAAATATTCTTCTGCATGACCAGGGGCATTATGTACTGTGTGACTTTGGAAGTGCTACAAACCATTTCCAAGACCCACAGACAGAGGGGGTACCTGTCGTTGAGGAGGAAATCAAAAA GTATACTACTTTATCATACCGTGCTCCAGAGATGGTCAACCTCTATGGTGGTAAAGTCATCACAACAAAGGCGGATATATGG GCTATGGGATGCCTCCTCTATAAACTATGCTACTTCACGCTTCCTTTCGGGGAGAGCCAAGTTGCTATCTGTGATGGCAGTTTCACTATTCCAGACAATTCACGTTACTCCCAAGATATGCACTGTCTCATCA GATATATACTGGAACCCGACCCCGACATGAGGCCAGACATCTATCAAGTATCATACTTTGCCTTTAAAATGAATCGGCGAGAGTGTCCTGTTCCAAATGTACAT AATTCACCTATTCCTGCAAAACTTCCCGAGCCTATCAAAGCCAGTGAAGCAGTGGTCAAGAAAAGTCAAACCAAAGCCAG GATCACAGACCCCATTCCTACCACTGAAACCTCAATAGCACCTCGACAAAGACCTAAGGCTGGCCAGACCCAACCGCAGCCTATATCAGGCATTCTTCCCATACAAGCAGGTGTGACCCCACGCAAGAGGCCCAATGTAGCAGCTGCAGCGCCCCAGGCCATAG GTGTTGGTATCAGTGTCCCACCTTCAGCTGCGGGTGCCCTCCAGACTTCTCAACAGGTTCCTGCTCCCACGCAGGGTTCACTGCAGCCATTGCAGACCACCAACATTCAGCCTCAAGTCACGCCGCAACCTCAGCAGCTCCTCATGAAACAGCAACAACCTTCCGCTTTGTTACAGCTTCAGAATACCCAGCAG caacagcagcatgaGGTCCAAGAAAGTCCAGCTCTCCATCTCACCCCCATACCCGAGTGTTCCGTCATTGGGCCAGCTGCTGACCCAGATGTG ACAACTGGAAGGGGGAACAAAGTCGGCTCCCTGACACCCCCATCGTCACCCAAGCTGACGGCCAAGAGTGGTCATCGCCGCATCCTGAGCGACGTCACTCACAGTGCCATCTTCGGGGTCCCCATCAGCAAGTCCACCCAGCTCCTGCAGGCAGCCGCAGCTGAGGCCAGCCTCAACAAATCCAA ATCGGCCAGCACGACTCCTTCTGGCTCCCCATGCTCGTCCCAGCAGACTGTATATCACCCATCTGATGCTGACACCCAATCTGCCCATATTACAATCAACACTCAGCCCAGTTGGAACCCTTTTGGTGACGATAATTTCTCGAAGCTGACTGCTGAGGAGCTGCTTAACAAAGACTTTGCAAAGCTTGCTGAAA CTGCTCCAGAGAAGTCCAGGGGTGACTGTATCATTCATGGGCTCAATTCATTTGCTG ActcctcctctttcctcaTGTCGCAAGGAGAGAAAGGGAATAATGACGAGTTTGACCCTATTCCCGTGCTCATCTCCAGAACCTCAAGCCAAG ATGTGCAGCTGGACAGGAACGGCTACTCCGTGCTCGGCCAAGAAGGGCGCGACAGCGAAACTGTGGGCGATTGTGCACCAAGCGACGGATGTGATCACTCCAGTGATGAAGACCAGGAGAAAGTAACCTGTGAAGAAGAGCAGAAGAACTTCGGGGGTGCCACCGAGGGTCATACTTCAGCCCACGACCTAAGCGGCTCCAGACCGCTGCTACTTGACTCCGAGGAGGACGAAGAGCACGAAAGCCAACCGACGCCAGCTTCCTGTGTGGTATCATCTGCTGTGACCTTCCATCCACCTGCGCCCGCCGCCGTTGCCCAGAATCATTCCCTGCTTGATCCCGAGCCAGCCAGCATCTTCTCAAAAGCTCCTTTTCGCCTCACGCAGCAAGAACAGGGCGACGTGTTTGCCAACGCGCCATTTCCCAGCGGCCCGTTGGCAGCCCAACAGCGGCTGGATGTGTTCTCCCAGGCTCCATTTGCGAAAAGAAAGGAGGCCGCACCACCTCCGTAccctcacggggcagctgtgaTACCTGAACAAGGTGCGTTGGGACAGACTGCACCACATCCGTTCCGTCCGCAAGCGCTAGCCAAATATTCCCGCCACTTTGAGGGTACGGTGACCCAGCAGCATGAGGACCCTTTTAAAGTGAGCAATGAAACTGGTGTACACGCTGCTGACCCCTTTGTCTGTGCGCCATTTCACCTCAAAGCCCCCCAGGAAAAGCCCTGA
- the LOC119126984 gene encoding AP2-associated protein kinase 1-like isoform X7: MKKFFDSRRELVSSGPGPGAGGGGAGSSGGGSFIGRVFTLGRHQVTIEEIVAEGGFAIVFLVRTNQGQRCALKRMYVNNEHDLQICKLEIQIMRDLVGQKNIVGYLDSSIAAVGAGDVWEVLILMDFCRGGQVVNLMNQRLQTGFTEAEVLQIFCDTCEAVARLHQCKTPIIHRDLKVENILLHDQGHYVLCDFGSATNHFQDPQTEGVPVVEEEIKKYTTLSYRAPEMVNLYGGKVITTKADIWAMGCLLYKLCYFTLPFGESQVAICDGSFTIPDNSRYSQDMHCLIRYILEPDPDMRPDIYQVSYFAFKMNRRECPVPNVHNSPIPAKLPEPIKASEAVVKKSQTKARITDPIPTTETSIAPRQRPKAGQTQPQPISGILPIQAGVTPRKRPNVAAAAPQAIGVGISVPPSAAGALQTSQQVPAPTQGSLQPLQTTNIQPQVTPQPQQLLMKQQQPSALLQLQNTQQQQQHEVQESPALHLTPIPECSVIGPAADPDVTTGRGNKVGSLTPPSSPKLTAKSGHRRILSDVTHSAIFGVPISKSTQLLQAAAAEASLNKSKSASTTPSGSPCSSQQTVYHPSDADTQSAHITINTQPSWNPFGDDNFSKLTAEELLNKDFAKLAETAPEKSRGDCIIHGLNSFADSLTGKDSLLGCHLLSHTSPHGKQNVSATSSYHSSAPLGSCSATCLEELHPSQTSADSSSFLMSQGEKGNNDEFDPIPVLISRTSSQDVQLDRNGYSVLGQEGRDSETVGDCAPSDGCDHSSDEDQEKVTCEEEQKNFGGATEGHTSAHDLSGSRPLLLDSEEDEEHESQPTPASCVVSSAVTFHPPAPAAVAQNHSLLDPEPASIFSKAPFRLTQQEQGDVFANAPFPSGPLAAQQRLDVFSQAPFAKRKEAAPPPYPHGAAVIPEQGALGQTAPHPFRPQALAKYSRHFEGTVTQQHEDPFKVSNETGVHAADPFVCAPFHLKAPQEKP; this comes from the exons ATGAAGAAATTTTTTGACTCGCGCCGGGAGCTGGTGAGCTCGGGGCCTGGTCCGGGAGCCGGCGGAGGAGGCGCCGGTTCCAGCGGCGGAGGCAGCTTCATCGGCAGGGTTTTTACCCTTGGACGACATCAAGTGACCATCGAAGAGATCGTGGCTGAAG GAGGTtttgccattgtttttttggtgcGAACAAATCAGGGTCAGCGGTGTGCTCTAAAGCGGATGTACGTTAACAATGAACATGATCTACAAATCTGCAAACTGGAAATACAGATTATG CGTGACCTTGTGGGTCAGAAAAACATAGTTGGGTATCTGGATTCCAGCATAGCTGCAGTTGGAGCTGGTGACGTGTGGGAGGTCCTAATCTTAATGGACTTCTGTCGAG GTGGACAGGTGGTCAACCTGATGAACCAACGCTTACAGACCGGCTTCACGGAGGCAGAGGTGTTGCAGATCTTTTGCGATACGTGTGAGGCTGTTGCTCGTCTGCACCAGTGCAAGACTCCAATCATTCATCGAGACCTCAAG GTGGAAAATATTCTTCTGCATGACCAGGGGCATTATGTACTGTGTGACTTTGGAAGTGCTACAAACCATTTCCAAGACCCACAGACAGAGGGGGTACCTGTCGTTGAGGAGGAAATCAAAAA GTATACTACTTTATCATACCGTGCTCCAGAGATGGTCAACCTCTATGGTGGTAAAGTCATCACAACAAAGGCGGATATATGG GCTATGGGATGCCTCCTCTATAAACTATGCTACTTCACGCTTCCTTTCGGGGAGAGCCAAGTTGCTATCTGTGATGGCAGTTTCACTATTCCAGACAATTCACGTTACTCCCAAGATATGCACTGTCTCATCA GATATATACTGGAACCCGACCCCGACATGAGGCCAGACATCTATCAAGTATCATACTTTGCCTTTAAAATGAATCGGCGAGAGTGTCCTGTTCCAAATGTACAT AATTCACCTATTCCTGCAAAACTTCCCGAGCCTATCAAAGCCAGTGAAGCAGTGGTCAAGAAAAGTCAAACCAAAGCCAG GATCACAGACCCCATTCCTACCACTGAAACCTCAATAGCACCTCGACAAAGACCTAAGGCTGGCCAGACCCAACCGCAGCCTATATCAGGCATTCTTCCCATACAAGCAGGTGTGACCCCACGCAAGAGGCCCAATGTAGCAGCTGCAGCGCCCCAGGCCATAG GTGTTGGTATCAGTGTCCCACCTTCAGCTGCGGGTGCCCTCCAGACTTCTCAACAGGTTCCTGCTCCCACGCAGGGTTCACTGCAGCCATTGCAGACCACCAACATTCAGCCTCAAGTCACGCCGCAACCTCAGCAGCTCCTCATGAAACAGCAACAACCTTCCGCTTTGTTACAGCTTCAGAATACCCAGCAG caacagcagcatgaGGTCCAAGAAAGTCCAGCTCTCCATCTCACCCCCATACCCGAGTGTTCCGTCATTGGGCCAGCTGCTGACCCAGATGTG ACAACTGGAAGGGGGAACAAAGTCGGCTCCCTGACACCCCCATCGTCACCCAAGCTGACGGCCAAGAGTGGTCATCGCCGCATCCTGAGCGACGTCACTCACAGTGCCATCTTCGGGGTCCCCATCAGCAAGTCCACCCAGCTCCTGCAGGCAGCCGCAGCTGAGGCCAGCCTCAACAAATCCAA ATCGGCCAGCACGACTCCTTCTGGCTCCCCATGCTCGTCCCAGCAGACTGTATATCACCCATCTGATGCTGACACCCAATCTGCCCATATTACAATCAACACTCAGCCCAGTTGGAACCCTTTTGGTGACGATAATTTCTCGAAGCTGACTGCTGAGGAGCTGCTTAACAAAGACTTTGCAAAGCTTGCTGAAA CTGCTCCAGAGAAGTCCAGGGGTGACTGTATCATTCATGGGCTCAATTCATTTGCTG ACTCTTTAACCGGGAAGGACTCTCTGCTGGGCTGCCATCTTCTATCTCATACTTCTCCTCACGGAAAGCAGAATGTTTCTGCTACTTCCTCCTATCACTCCTCTGCTCCTCTTGGCTCCTGCTCCGCAACCTGTCTGGAGGAGTTGCATCCTTCTCAGACATCTGCTG ActcctcctctttcctcaTGTCGCAAGGAGAGAAAGGGAATAATGACGAGTTTGACCCTATTCCCGTGCTCATCTCCAGAACCTCAAGCCAAG ATGTGCAGCTGGACAGGAACGGCTACTCCGTGCTCGGCCAAGAAGGGCGCGACAGCGAAACTGTGGGCGATTGTGCACCAAGCGACGGATGTGATCACTCCAGTGATGAAGACCAGGAGAAAGTAACCTGTGAAGAAGAGCAGAAGAACTTCGGGGGTGCCACCGAGGGTCATACTTCAGCCCACGACCTAAGCGGCTCCAGACCGCTGCTACTTGACTCCGAGGAGGACGAAGAGCACGAAAGCCAACCGACGCCAGCTTCCTGTGTGGTATCATCTGCTGTGACCTTCCATCCACCTGCGCCCGCCGCCGTTGCCCAGAATCATTCCCTGCTTGATCCCGAGCCAGCCAGCATCTTCTCAAAAGCTCCTTTTCGCCTCACGCAGCAAGAACAGGGCGACGTGTTTGCCAACGCGCCATTTCCCAGCGGCCCGTTGGCAGCCCAACAGCGGCTGGATGTGTTCTCCCAGGCTCCATTTGCGAAAAGAAAGGAGGCCGCACCACCTCCGTAccctcacggggcagctgtgaTACCTGAACAAGGTGCGTTGGGACAGACTGCACCACATCCGTTCCGTCCGCAAGCGCTAGCCAAATATTCCCGCCACTTTGAGGGTACGGTGACCCAGCAGCATGAGGACCCTTTTAAAGTGAGCAATGAAACTGGTGTACACGCTGCTGACCCCTTTGTCTGTGCGCCATTTCACCTCAAAGCCCCCCAGGAAAAGCCCTGA